From Enhydrobacter sp., the proteins below share one genomic window:
- the paaF gene encoding phenylacetate--CoA ligase → MEATEVKTDRLFPEFDLSLDALRGLQLKRLRETLRHAYDNQAPYRAKCEAAGVRPEDLESLDDLRRFPFTVKGDLRDAYPYGMFAIPREKCVRVHASSGTTGRPTVVGYSARDIATWSDLMARSLHAGGARPGDVIHNAYGYGLFTGGLGAHYGAERLGCTVVPMSGGFSERQVQLIREFGARVVLMTPSYMLALADEFDRQGVDPRATKMRIGIFGAEPWTEAMRAEIERRLGIDAADIYGISEVIGPGVACEFVESKDGPTIWEDHFYPEIVDPESGAPVPDGQPGELVFTSLTKEAMPVVRYRTRDLTRLLPGSVTSMRRMAKITGRSDDMLIVRGVNLFPSQVEEQILRDPALSGHYVIELSRSGALDDLLVRVEAREALAAEALAASGAELARRLKGMCGLSAEVEVAMPGAVERSMGKARRVIDKRPKG, encoded by the coding sequence ATTGAGGCAACAGAAGTGAAGACCGACAGGCTTTTCCCCGAGTTCGACCTCTCGCTCGACGCGCTGCGCGGGCTGCAATTGAAGCGCCTGCGGGAGACGCTGCGGCACGCCTACGACAACCAGGCGCCGTATCGCGCCAAGTGCGAGGCGGCGGGCGTGCGGCCGGAGGATCTCGAGTCGCTCGACGATCTCCGGCGCTTCCCCTTCACCGTCAAGGGCGATCTGCGCGACGCCTATCCCTACGGCATGTTCGCGATCCCGCGCGAGAAGTGCGTGCGCGTCCATGCCTCTAGCGGCACGACCGGCCGGCCGACGGTGGTCGGCTACTCGGCGCGCGACATCGCGACCTGGTCCGACCTGATGGCGCGCTCGCTTCATGCCGGCGGCGCGCGGCCGGGCGACGTCATCCACAATGCCTACGGCTACGGCCTGTTCACCGGCGGGCTCGGCGCCCATTACGGCGCCGAGCGGCTGGGCTGCACGGTGGTGCCGATGTCGGGCGGCTTCAGCGAGCGCCAGGTCCAGCTGATCCGCGAGTTCGGCGCGCGGGTCGTGCTGATGACGCCGTCCTATATGCTGGCGCTGGCCGACGAGTTCGACCGGCAGGGCGTCGATCCGCGCGCGACCAAGATGAGGATCGGGATCTTCGGCGCCGAGCCGTGGACCGAGGCGATGCGCGCCGAGATCGAGCGTCGGCTCGGCATCGACGCCGCCGACATCTACGGCATCAGCGAGGTGATCGGCCCGGGCGTCGCCTGCGAGTTCGTCGAGAGCAAGGACGGTCCGACGATCTGGGAAGACCATTTCTATCCCGAGATCGTCGATCCGGAATCGGGCGCGCCCGTGCCGGACGGGCAGCCGGGTGAGCTGGTCTTCACCTCGCTGACCAAGGAGGCGATGCCGGTCGTGCGCTACCGCACGCGCGACCTGACGCGGCTGTTGCCGGGCTCGGTCACGTCGATGCGGCGCATGGCCAAGATCACCGGCCGCAGCGACGACATGCTGATCGTGCGCGGGGTCAACCTGTTTCCCAGCCAGGTCGAAGAGCAGATCCTGCGCGACCCGGCGCTGTCGGGCCACTACGTGATCGAACTCAGCCGCAGCGGCGCGCTGGACGACCTGCTGGTGCGGGTCGAGGCGCGTGAGGCTCTGGCGGCGGAGGCTCTGGCGGCGAGCGGTGCCGAACTCGCCCGGCGGCTGAAGGGGATGTGCGGGCTGAGCGCGGAGGTCGAGGTCGCCATGCCGGGCGCCGTCGAGCGTTCGATG